In Aspergillus fumigatus Af293 chromosome 2, whole genome shotgun sequence, a genomic segment contains:
- a CDS encoding putative C6 finger domain protein: protein MSGRKRRIDDVDNSDNDNRKKQARASNLGSGANSGQSSSALNAEAVAKTPNTTAAVPSQIVSGEALSTTTAPAEAEQSRDKGKQRLEQVEEAKEATKEAAGGISVDNKESTAGPSTEPSKQARVKKQRRKKTDPVPDPVATTLNRIEKNPPKRTDRACDNCRMSTQTDTIQKLKCDNQPNGCAQCLKKGMRCTLTLATQKTYVRGTPKETGQARDGLNLEVERLHADVDFLLQDVHLLRRDVQQLQLENMQLRNALAGLQASFPNRNQFPWNPPPAGQVHAQAQAAGQGAGRMPLPANLPPVGQGTLYFTFPPDPPQAGQGPGQMPLPANLPPTQQRTFPPDPFLVGQGAGQMQLPASIPPPGQEVGNLAPPPDVRLAGPGPLNFPPGPNLPPVIQEPANFIPAPRTPSPEQGSSSDQSSGGNPYRTSSEASADNDSTNYGATNNGPAFANQVFPPMTEQGGSQPALEAQQPGYHDTIADDTAMVLDDDDLEGFIAQPANLNDLDEFINAIGGDNSDNGDNGDNGDNGDNGDNGDNGWNPIDLLMLPADRNRLTAFTNQPSYPSAANTADPATDPFTIDPAQLIPQPGDYPQVARPTTTLATADVPGDSQNGGDNDGFQQN from the exons ATGTCTGGGAGAAAGCGGAGAATTGACGATGTCGACAACAGCGACAATGACAACCGGAAAAAACAAGCACGAGCATCAAATCTAGGCAGTGGAGCGAACAGCGGacagtcttcttcagcgttgaatgctgaagctgttgccAAAACTCCGAACACGACAGCTGCTGTTCCTAGCCAGATCGTGAGTGGTGAGGCCCTTAGTACCACAACCgctcctgcagaagctgaacaaagcagagacaaaggcaaacAGCGGCTAGAACAAGTGGAGGAAGCTAAAGAAGCGACAAAAGAGGCCGCAGGGGGGATCTCGGTCGACAACAAAGAGTCCACTGCAGGGCCTTCGACTGAACCAAGCAAACAGGCCCGGGTGAAAAAGCAGCGTCGCAAAAAGACCGACCCAGTTCCAGACCCCGTGGCGACGACTCTTAACAGGATTGAGAAGAATCCTCCCAAACGTACCGACAGAGCCTGTGACAATTGCAGA ATGAGTACGCAAACGGATACC ATTCAGAAGTTAAAGTGCGACAACCAGCCCAATGGCTGCGCACAATGTCTGAAAAAGGGTATGCGCTGCACATTGACTTTAGCAACCCAGAAGACCTATGTTCGGGGAACTCCCAAGGAGACTGGGCAGGCCAGAGATGGGTTGAATCTTGAGGTTGAAAGGCTCCACGCAGATGTTGACTTTCTTCTGCAAGATGTCCACTTGCTCCGGCGAGATGTCCAGCAGCTACAATTGGAGAACATGCAATTACGCAATGCGCTGGCTGGCCTTCAGGCATCCTTTCCTAACCGGAAT CAATTTCCTTGGAATCCTCCCCCGGCTGGGCAAGTGCATGCTCAAGCCCAAGCGGCAGGGCAAGGAGCTGGCCGCATGCCACTTCCTGCAAACCTTCCTCCGGTAGGACAGGGAACACTGTATTTTACATTTCCCCCAGACCCTCCTCAGGCCGGGCAAGGACCTGGGCAAATGCCGCTTCCCGCAAACCTTCCTCCTACCCAACAGCGTACCTTTCCCCCAGATCCTTTTCTTGTAGGGCAAGGAGCTGGTCAAATGCAGCTTCCTGCAAGCATTCCTCCGCCAGGACAGGAAGTAGGCAATCTTGCACCTCCTCCAGATGTTCGCCTGGCGGGACCAGGCCCTCTCAACTTTCCGCCTGGCCCGAACCTCCCTCCAGTAATACAAGAGCCTGCCAATTTTATACCTGCCCCAAGAACCCCTTCGCCAGAGCAAGGCTCTTCCTCCGATCAATCCAGCGGTGGTAATCCTTACCGGACATCTTCTGAGGCGAGTGCAGACAATGATAGCACGAACTACGGTGCTACTAACAATGGTCCAGCTTTCGCTAATCAGGTTTTTCCCCCAATGACAGAGCAGGGCGGTAGCCAACCAGCACTAGAAGCACAGCAACCTGGTTACCACGACACTATAGCCGATGACACTGCGATGGTtctggatgacgatgatctcGAAGGATTTATAGCTCAACCGGCTAATCTAAACGACCTCGATGAATTCATCAACGCCATTGGCGGTGACAACAGTGACAatggtgacaatggtgacaatggtgacaatggtgacaatggtgacaatggtgaCAATGGTTGGAATCCCATAGACTTGTTAATGCTACCTGCTGACAGAAATCGTCTCACGGCTTTCACCAATCAGCCATCCTATCCCAGTGCTGCAAATACCGCGGACCCAGCGACAGACCCCTTTACAATTGACCCTGCACAACTTATCCCGCAACCGGGTGATTACCCGCAGGTTGCACGCCCAACTACGACACTGGCAACAGCAGATGTTCCAGGGGATTCACAGAATGGGGGAGACAATGACGGTTTTCAGCAGAACTAA
- the cgi121 gene encoding EKC/KEOPS complex subunit CGI121/TPRKB, protein MTLPLETIRLPHLPSALPVHIALYRDVNNSPFLRQQLLSGNADFEYAFIDASMVFSRSHILSAIFRAVNDHLNGRLKSRNVHSEIVFSLSPANNIADSFRKFGITDSTTDLLVVKVSVTPDVTHASVATHLQQYIEGSPVPFADETLSEISDISKIKKAYKLGTLGSRDDEKRRLELSLIGAIALRGAT, encoded by the exons ATGACTTTGCCCCTCGAGACGATacgtcttcctcatctgccGTCAGCTCTGCCCGTTCATATAGCTCTATATCGTGATGTGAACAACTCGCCATTTCTCCGGCAGCAGCTGTTGTCAGGCAATGCTGATTTCGAATATGCATTTATTGACGCAAGCATG GTCTTTTCAAGGTCCCATATCCTTTCTGCCATCTTCAGAGCGGTTAATGATCATCTGAATGGACGTCTCAAGTCGCGCAATGTCCATTCGGAGAtcgtcttctccttgagcCCCGCCAACAAT ATTGCAGACTCTTTCCGCAAATTCGGCATTACAGACTCAACGACAGACCTGTTGGTGGTGAAAGTTTCCGTTACGCCAGATGTTACTCATGCCTCAGTAGCGACGCATCTGCAGCAGTATATTGAGGGTTCTCCTGTACCATTTGCTGATGAGACATTGTCTGAAATCTCCGATATCTCAAAAATCAAGAAAGCCTACAAACTGGGCACTTTAGGCTCTCGGGACGATGAGAAGCGACGACTGGAACTTTCGCTCATAGGTGCAATTGCACTGCGTGGGGCAACGTGA
- the slx4 gene encoding protein slx4: MCTTTDVVVLSSSPDQIRSCSLANPKCGAEKAFVLSPVSSSPSFLPSSSDLFQPPTRSRFFKPGGGNEGSSRTAREESETGTKQNDLAASRKKAAVRGGRQKRTKEQPPNESQTLFDNPEPPIPKHNGCTSKKGTGSRKKRIDAASKCTKSGSKKITGKVTKPGITETTKFENKTKNVTSDVSPGKSPANKLELEKDGLQIEVAMKRRLDWTPTKDTGKQAVALDDTGDNKTRFGELLSEYGFLKAAAVSQTDSKLSDGAPTKCRRLELVDTHNPSTSKRTSPDADSDRSNVRSTRSSRAPAAEGKSKKRSRKITTLTGRVTALYTKDCTDHLDAANTMIRASEDVSSKLLSKSLDLDSCVLAPGDAVDYLQDQDLIFGTCSQLEREDSPTMLRDMQKEICASKNSMIENRKPSSTTRAGSGLYSHTTVSRFQTQRDLWSVAARDMDGSLAEIEVLDMVDITDVSELPPKPNGELPDRSEKNDEDTVSQGESSRPIEITDDFGVEVDVRMEYLATSETKPEETAYAASEIRPMPRFADWKDSDLSRQVRLYGFKPMKNRRKMIEVLERCWKAQHSSTRTGVQYAPGKPDDGSTGKAGTIGSQMNKQSSKMDAAEKMRRESACLKEKAKSSTALEDKLSHATDRSSQMLTKSSFAHMEEIEDSEDEVIPSPSQLQSLYKRHISESRSSHPLPVSDTPSTPSSRTRTNADSDTKPSPSDSATESSLPDLASQITKAVRLQPRSFSVDCKRPSWHEKILMYDPIILEDFATWLNIEGLGLVHEDREVSAEFVRQWCESNGICCGFRKNSRRSER; encoded by the exons ATGTGTACAACTACAGACGTGGTCgttctctcttcttcgccagaTCAGATCCGCTCTTGCTCTTTAGCAAACCCAAAATGTGGTGCGGAGAAGGCGTTTGTATTATCACCGGTCTCTTCGTCCCCTTCGTTTTTGCCTTCTTCGTCCGACTTGTTTCAACCACCCACGCGCTCACGGTTTTTCAAACCTGGAGGTGGAAACGAGGGCTCCTCGAGGACTGCAAGAGAAGAGTCTGAAACAGGGACGAAACAGAATGATTTGGCTgcatcgaggaagaaggcggcggttcgaggaggaagacagaAACGGACGAAAGAACAACCTCCGAATGAGTCACAGACACTCTTTGACAATCCTGAACCCCCCATTCCGAAACACAATGGATGCACATCCAAGAAAGGCACAGGGtcaaggaagaagcgcatAGACGCTGCGAGTAAGTGCACTAAGTCGGGAAGCAAAAAGATCACAGGGAAAGTGACGAAACCCGGCATTACCGAGACTACAAAATTTGAAAATAAAACCAAGAATGTGACATCGGACGTTTCGCCGGGAAAAAGTCCTGCCAACAAattggagttggagaaggatgGCTTACAGATTGAAGTAGCTATGAAAAGAAGGCTAGATTGGACTCCTACTAAGGACACCGGGAAGCAAGCCGTCGCACTGGATGATACAGGCGACAATAAGACTCGCTTCGGCGAGCTTTTATCTGAATATGGCTTTTTGAAAGCCGCCGCCGTTTCTCAAACTGACTCGAAACTTTCTGATGGCGCTCCAACAAAGTGTAGGCGGCTAGAG CTTGTAGACACTCATAACCCATCAACTTCTAAGCGGACATCGCCAGATGCTGATAGCGACCGTTCAAATGTCCGCAGCACTCGATCTTCGAGAGCCCCGGCAGCCGAAGGGAAGtcgaagaaaagaagcagaaagattACAACTCTCACTGGCCGTGTGACAGCCCTTTACACCAAAGATTGTACAGATCACTTGGATGCAGCAAATACCATGATTAGAGCCTCAGAAGATGTCAGCAGCAAATTGCTCTCTAAATCCTTAGATCTCGATTCATGTGTTCTTGCTCCTGGGGATGCTGTCGATTACTTGCAGGATCAGGATTTAATATTCGGAACGTGCAGTCAGTTGGAGCGGGAAGACTCGCCAACGATGCTCAGAGATATGCAAAAGGAAATATGCGCATCGAAAAATAGTATGATTGAGAACCGCAAGCCTTCTTCGACCACAAGGGCAGGGTCTGGGTTATATTCTCATACCACAGTATCGCGCTTCCAAACTCAGAGAGATTTGTGGTCTGTCGCAGCCAGAGATATGGATGGATCCTTAGCTGAAATTGAGGTGCTGGATATGGTAGACATTACCGACGTTTCCGAGCTTCCGCCAAAACCCAATGGCGAGCTACCGGACAGAAGTGAAAAAAATGACGAGGACACAGTGTCTCAGGGAGAATCTTCCAGGCCTATAGAGATTACTGATGATTTTGGGGTTGAAGTCGATGTACGCATGGAATATTTGGCAACAAGCGAAACCAAACCGGAAGAAACCGCTTACGCGGCGTCAGAAATTCGTCCAATGCCGCGATTCGCTGATTGGAAGGACTCTGATTTGTCAAGACAAGTCAGATTGTACGGTTTCAAGCCAATGAAGAACCGCAGGAAGATGATTGAAGTGCTTGAAAGATGCTGGAAGGCACAACACTCGAGCACGCGGACTGGTGTCCAATATGCTCCCGGAAAACCAGACGACGGTTCGACGGGAAAGGCTGGCACAATTGGATCTCAGATGAACAAGCAATCCTCAAAGATGGATGCAGctgagaagatgaggagggagagCGCATGTCTCAAAGAAAAGGCGAAATCGAGCACAGCTCTGGAGGATAAATTGAGTCACGCCACTGACAGGTCGAGTCAGATGTTGACGAAGTCGTCATTTGCGCATATGGAGGAAATTGAGGATTCGGAAGATGAGGTCATACCATCTCCCAGTCAGCTGCAGAGTCTTTACAAGCGCCATATCTCAGAAAGCAGGAGCagtcatcctcttcctgtttcaGATACGCCATCCACGCCATCCAGTCGGACGCGGACAAATGCTGACTCCGACACCAAACCGTCTCCCTCTGATTCTGCAACAGAGTCTAGTCTGCCAGATTTGGCCAGCCAGATAACCAAGGCTGTGCGATTGCAGCCACGGTCGTTCTCCGTTGACTGCAAGCGCCCTAGCTGGCATGAGAAAATTCTGATGTACGATCCCATCATCCTAGAGGATTTTGCCACATGGCTCAACATCGAGGGACTCGGACTTGTCCATGAAGACAGAGAAGTCAGCGCCGAGTTTGTGAGGCAGTGGTGTGAGAGCAACGGCATCTGCTGCGGTTTCCGAAAGAACAGCAGACGGTCTGAACGGTAG